From the Acinetobacter wanghuae genome, one window contains:
- a CDS encoding CPBP family intramembrane glutamic endopeptidase, whose product MKFQEIVRAENFPNQISWQLKDSFALLLIPLIFINAWLASLIFTDQMNIAIADSLFRGILFLILCVIYKRMLTEHWFYFNQAKWKSWGVVIVGAVLLQVVISLTKSILPISATSENFEKSIDPQSIAFFTLLFISFGPLFMALIEDIVFRYTLLHKLFIPNILFRVVVVLLNSIVFGLIHYHNFGGDLIATSSFMVAGLFLNLIYIWTRNIWHVLLIHFMNNGVLSLGGVLLLKAVTMLT is encoded by the coding sequence ATGAAATTTCAAGAAATCGTACGCGCTGAAAATTTTCCAAATCAAATCAGTTGGCAGCTTAAAGATAGCTTTGCCTTGTTGCTCATTCCTTTGATTTTTATCAATGCATGGCTAGCAAGTTTGATCTTTACAGATCAAATGAATATTGCCATTGCGGATAGTCTTTTTAGAGGAATTCTCTTTTTAATTCTATGCGTCATTTATAAAAGAATGTTGACCGAACATTGGTTTTATTTTAATCAAGCCAAATGGAAATCTTGGGGAGTAGTGATCGTTGGTGCGGTTTTATTGCAGGTGGTGATTAGCTTAACCAAATCAATTTTGCCTATATCAGCAACGAGTGAAAATTTTGAAAAAAGTATAGATCCTCAATCTATTGCATTTTTCACTCTATTATTTATTTCTTTTGGTCCATTATTTATGGCGCTGATTGAAGACATTGTCTTTAGATATACTTTGTTGCATAAGTTATTTATTCCAAATATTTTATTTAGAGTTGTCGTTGTGCTTTTGAACTCAATTGTGTTTGGACTTATTCATTACCATAATTTCGGTGGAGATCTTATTGCGACCTCAAGCTTTATGGTTGCAGGACTATTTTTGAATCTTATTTATATATGGACACGGAATATTTGGCATGTCTTGCTGATTCACTTTATGAATAATGGGGTTTTATCATTAGGTGGGGTTCTTTTATTAAAAGCAGTGACCATGTTGACTTAA
- a CDS encoding alpha/beta hydrolase: MTQLISKLCTFICCAILLSACQSHVKNSKVIAGVFNFSTDIQQKMIEKGAPQNVLVTRNIVYQDQPKLSFDLYQPENIAELGLRPTIVWIHGGGWISGSKEHGSGYYKMLAQQGYNVISVEYQMAPEHIYPTQLQQIDQALAYISQHAADYHVDANALFLAGDSAGANMASHYAALLTTPNYATSEDFKVSIQPKQLRGLILHCGIYDLVSFVESAPTEIKLLEWGILNLVQAYTGERKDDHKFLARISPSQHLSAHYPSVLISGGNKDFLTESQSYPFVEKLREYGIPVTSLFYPDSKEILFHEYQFLMSKEASQKTFEQTIQFLKKTAY; the protein is encoded by the coding sequence ATGACTCAACTCATTTCTAAACTCTGTACTTTTATCTGCTGTGCAATCTTGCTCAGCGCCTGTCAAAGTCATGTCAAAAACAGCAAAGTGATCGCAGGTGTATTTAACTTTTCAACTGATATTCAACAAAAAATGATTGAAAAGGGCGCACCTCAAAATGTATTGGTCACCAGAAATATTGTATATCAAGATCAACCCAAACTCAGTTTTGATTTATATCAACCAGAAAATATTGCTGAACTTGGCTTAAGACCGACTATTGTGTGGATTCATGGCGGTGGCTGGATTTCAGGTTCAAAAGAGCATGGCAGCGGTTATTATAAAATGCTGGCTCAGCAAGGTTATAATGTCATTTCAGTCGAATACCAAATGGCACCTGAGCATATTTATCCAACGCAATTACAACAAATTGATCAGGCACTTGCTTATATTAGTCAGCATGCAGCGGATTATCATGTGGATGCCAATGCTTTATTTTTGGCTGGTGATTCAGCAGGGGCAAATATGGCAAGTCATTATGCTGCCTTGCTCACCACACCCAATTATGCCACTTCAGAAGATTTTAAGGTGAGTATTCAACCCAAGCAGCTAAGAGGTCTGATTTTGCATTGTGGGATTTATGATTTAGTCAGCTTTGTTGAATCTGCACCGACTGAAATTAAACTTTTGGAGTGGGGAATCTTAAATTTAGTGCAGGCTTATACCGGTGAGCGTAAAGATGATCACAAATTTCTAGCCCGCATTTCACCGAGCCAACATTTAAGTGCTCATTATCCTTCGGTTTTGATCAGTGGCGGCAATAAAGACTTTTTAACCGAAAGTCAGTCTTATCCCTTTGTAGAAAAACTACGTGAGTATGGAATTCCTGTCACAAGTTTGTTTTACCCAGACTCAAAAGAAATTTTATTTCATGAATATCAATTTCTGATGAGTAAAGAAGCTAGTCAAAAAACCTTTGAACAGACGATTCAATTTCTGAAGAAAACTGCCTATTAA
- the aceI gene encoding chlorhexidine efflux PACE transporter AceI has product MLITKRRMIHALSYEIILLVIIAILLGKIFDEPMEVTGLLGVIMAVTSVIWNMIFNIFFEKVERKYQFKRTIPIRILHAIGFEGGLMLATIPMIAYALNLSLLDAIMLDLALTTGILFYTFIFQWCYDLIEEKLGINPKDIKA; this is encoded by the coding sequence ATGTTGATTACCAAAAGAAGGATGATTCATGCATTGAGCTATGAAATCATTTTATTGGTCATCATTGCGATTCTTCTCGGTAAAATTTTTGATGAACCGATGGAAGTGACGGGCTTACTTGGCGTGATCATGGCTGTCACCTCGGTGATTTGGAATATGATTTTTAATATCTTTTTTGAAAAGGTAGAAAGGAAGTATCAATTTAAAAGAACCATTCCGATTCGTATTTTGCATGCGATTGGTTTCGAAGGGGGCTTAATGCTTGCGACCATTCCAATGATTGCTTATGCATTAAATTTATCTTTGCTCGATGCCATTATGTTGGACTTGGCTTTGACCACCGGTATTTTGTTTTATACCTTTATCTTTCAGTGGTGCTATGACTTGATTGAGGAAAAATTAGGTATCAATCCTAAGGACATAAAAGCTTAG
- a CDS encoding serine hydrolase domain-containing protein — MHAIKDYLLADKDHYAGHVDPRFQDLATQFSRFQHARSDAGGAALTVYFQNQKVVDIYTGQKSATEQWQNDTLSVCYSTGKGVLATLAHILVSEGRLEYDRPVAEYWPEFAQNGKDEITLAHMLSHQSGLFDIRHLIDDAAEMADWSHMLNVIAAAKPRFQVATDAAYQPLTFGWQIGGAIEKATGERLADLMQQYLVKPLNLDGAYFGVPDSELQRVARPIFNPKSTAQTAKSSQVRKPSLMEKAIEKSGQNPQDFQDAMIPKGMSKFNMFSDASLKAIIPAANGVFSAPSLAKIYAMLAQGGHFEEQQFISAPVFQRLSQVQYTKRDRVMPLPMHWRLGYHRVLSLGKSSKGFGHIGFNGSGAWCDPERGLSFAYTHNFPTGSITGDYRLWGLTQETLRCADQVLKGSKGWF; from the coding sequence ATGCACGCGATTAAAGATTATCTGTTGGCGGATAAAGATCATTATGCAGGACATGTCGACCCACGCTTTCAAGATTTAGCCACGCAGTTTAGCCGTTTTCAACATGCACGCAGTGATGCCGGTGGCGCGGCATTAACCGTGTATTTTCAAAATCAAAAAGTCGTTGATATTTATACCGGACAAAAATCAGCAACAGAACAATGGCAAAATGACACGCTGTCCGTGTGTTACTCCACCGGCAAAGGTGTCTTGGCAACGCTTGCGCATATTTTGGTGAGTGAAGGGCGGCTTGAGTATGACCGACCTGTGGCTGAATATTGGCCTGAGTTTGCTCAAAATGGTAAGGATGAAATTACTCTAGCGCATATGCTCAGTCATCAAAGTGGCTTATTTGATATTCGTCATTTAATTGACGATGCTGCCGAAATGGCGGATTGGTCACATATGCTAAATGTGATTGCCGCAGCTAAACCCCGCTTTCAAGTCGCGACAGACGCTGCATATCAACCGCTGACATTTGGTTGGCAAATTGGCGGTGCGATTGAAAAAGCCACCGGTGAACGGCTAGCCGATCTTATGCAACAGTATTTGGTCAAGCCTTTAAATTTAGATGGGGCGTATTTTGGTGTGCCTGATTCAGAATTACAGCGTGTAGCCCGTCCGATATTTAACCCCAAATCTACGGCTCAAACAGCAAAGTCATCTCAAGTCCGAAAACCAAGCTTGATGGAAAAGGCAATTGAAAAAAGTGGGCAGAATCCACAAGACTTTCAAGATGCCATGATTCCCAAAGGCATGAGCAAATTCAATATGTTTAGCGATGCGAGTCTTAAAGCGATCATTCCTGCGGCAAATGGGGTGTTTAGTGCACCGAGTCTTGCCAAGATCTACGCCATGCTTGCCCAAGGTGGGCATTTTGAGGAACAGCAATTCATTTCAGCACCTGTTTTTCAGCGTTTAAGCCAAGTGCAATATACAAAACGGGATCGGGTCATGCCTTTGCCGATGCATTGGCGCTTGGGCTATCACCGTGTGCTGAGTTTAGGTAAATCATCTAAGGGCTTTGGGCATATCGGATTTAATGGTTCAGGCGCATGGTGCGATCCTGAGCGTGGGTTAAGCTTTGCTTATACCCATAATTTCCCGACAGGGTCCATCACCGGCGATTATCGTTTATGGGGATTGACCCAAGAAACCTTGCGCTGTGCTGATCAGGTGCTCAAAGGTAGCAAAGGTTGGTTTTAG
- a CDS encoding MaoC family dehydratase: MNTRHFSQLPKPYLAYPKVIQGLILKKPKGEKVLPQVEYVVDSLNVDAKHLKAYNEVCGFKNNGHIPAIYLTVLSQSLQMHMMTSEAFPFPILGLVHIRNQIKQYRKIGVNEQLTLSCKFGELQPHEKGVQFDFITTVKVGNDVVVEALTTYLSRQKSDGKAVPKAADAKVSNYEVNAEWNVSENTGRRYALTSGDFNLIHIHAITAKAFGFKQAIAHGMWSKARALASLSLPDAYEADVWFKLPMYLPSKVQFATATSGQDTDFLIRNSKSQKPHVSGSIKAI, encoded by the coding sequence ATGAATACACGCCATTTTAGTCAACTTCCAAAACCGTATCTTGCTTATCCAAAAGTCATTCAAGGTTTGATTTTAAAGAAACCCAAAGGTGAAAAAGTTTTGCCGCAAGTTGAATATGTGGTGGATTCACTCAACGTTGATGCAAAACATTTAAAAGCCTATAACGAAGTCTGTGGTTTTAAAAACAATGGCCATATTCCTGCGATTTACTTAACGGTGTTATCGCAAAGCTTACAGATGCATATGATGACTTCTGAAGCGTTCCCATTTCCAATTTTAGGTTTGGTGCATATTCGTAACCAAATCAAGCAATACCGTAAAATTGGCGTGAATGAACAACTGACTTTGTCATGCAAATTTGGCGAACTACAGCCGCATGAAAAAGGCGTACAGTTTGACTTCATCACGACCGTTAAAGTGGGCAACGATGTAGTCGTTGAAGCGTTAACCACCTATTTGTCGCGTCAAAAGTCAGACGGTAAAGCTGTGCCTAAAGCGGCCGATGCCAAAGTGTCGAATTATGAAGTCAATGCAGAATGGAACGTGTCTGAAAATACTGGACGTCGTTATGCCTTGACCTCAGGTGACTTTAACTTAATTCATATCCATGCCATTACCGCAAAAGCCTTTGGCTTTAAACAAGCCATTGCACATGGCATGTGGAGTAAGGCACGAGCGTTGGCAAGTTTAAGCCTACCGGATGCTTATGAGGCCGATGTTTGGTTTAAACTGCCGATGTATTTACCATCTAAAGTGCAATTTGCCACAGCAACATCTGGTCAAGATACTGACTTCCTGATTCGAAACAGTAAGTCGCAAAAACCGCATGTATCGGGCAGTATCAAAGCCATCTGA
- the leuE gene encoding leucine efflux protein LeuE: MFGIADLTTFIIGTTLIVMLPGPNSLYVMSIASRFGIKAGYIGALGVYTGDTILILLTALGAASVLHTFPFVFIALKIIGAIYLSYLGIKLMIAAYHTLKSAHRAADPLAPTESITLADIKPYRTALTISVLNPKAILFYLSFFVQFVDPTYDYPALTFFLLAIVLQCISMAYLSILIFSGMKLASYFNQNYKLTAAGVAAVGILFCGFGLKLASSTL; encoded by the coding sequence GTGTTTGGGATTGCGGATTTAACGACTTTTATCATTGGTACAACGTTAATCGTAATGCTTCCCGGACCCAATTCACTGTATGTGATGTCTATTGCTTCGCGATTCGGCATTAAAGCGGGTTATATCGGCGCTTTAGGCGTTTATACCGGCGATACTATTTTAATTTTGCTGACTGCATTGGGTGCAGCTTCGGTATTGCATACATTCCCATTTGTGTTTATTGCGCTGAAAATTATTGGTGCAATCTATTTAAGTTATTTGGGCATCAAACTCATGATTGCCGCCTATCACACACTGAAATCTGCACATCGAGCCGCAGATCCATTGGCTCCAACGGAATCGATAACACTGGCAGACATCAAACCTTATCGTACCGCTTTAACCATTAGTGTGCTGAACCCAAAAGCGATTCTGTTTTATTTATCTTTCTTTGTACAATTTGTCGATCCAACGTATGACTATCCTGCATTAACCTTCTTTTTATTAGCCATCGTGCTGCAGTGCATCAGTATGGCGTATCTATCCATTCTGATTTTTTCAGGTATGAAACTCGCGTCTTACTTTAATCAAAACTATAAACTGACCGCGGCAGGTGTCGCAGCTGTGGGTATTTTGTTCTGTGGTTTTGGTCTGAAATTAGCAAGTTCAACGCTCTAA
- the tal gene encoding transaldolase, with product MTANALNQLKKLTTIVADSSDLAAIEKFRPLDATTNPSLITAAANQAENKTLIEDAYTQAKKEGYAADALIERTIDILTVKFGVEILKLIEGRVSTEVDAALSYDTEATIAKAKELLALYAQYGIPSDRILIKIASTWQGIQAAKALEAEGIHTNLTLLFGLHQAKACADAKVTLISPFVGRILDWYKKAENVDAYPIEKDPGVLSVKQIYCFYKQHNIKTEIMGASFRSVDQVLGLAGCDLLTVAPNLLAELEQDHREVIAQLSTEHAHAHTEHPHTAMDQATFKAELEHDLMASQLLQSGIDGFIKAREQLSTLLRQSFGVDAEIKA from the coding sequence ATGACTGCGAACGCCTTAAACCAACTTAAAAAATTAACCACCATTGTTGCTGACAGTAGTGATCTTGCTGCGATTGAAAAATTTCGTCCTTTGGATGCCACCACCAATCCATCATTGATTACAGCAGCTGCCAATCAAGCTGAAAATAAAACCCTTATTGAAGATGCTTACACTCAAGCCAAAAAAGAAGGCTATGCGGCAGATGCCTTGATTGAACGTACCATTGATATTTTAACCGTCAAATTTGGTGTCGAAATTTTAAAATTGATTGAAGGTCGCGTGTCGACTGAAGTGGATGCTGCGTTATCTTATGATACTGAAGCGACGATTGCGAAAGCCAAAGAACTGCTTGCACTGTATGCACAATATGGCATTCCATCTGATCGTATCTTGATTAAAATCGCCTCAACTTGGCAAGGTATTCAAGCTGCAAAAGCATTAGAAGCGGAAGGTATTCATACCAATTTAACGCTATTATTTGGTTTACACCAAGCCAAAGCCTGTGCAGATGCTAAGGTGACTTTAATTTCCCCATTTGTCGGTCGTATTTTAGATTGGTACAAAAAAGCAGAAAATGTTGATGCTTACCCAATTGAGAAAGATCCCGGTGTTTTATCTGTGAAGCAGATTTACTGTTTCTATAAACAGCACAATATTAAAACTGAAATTATGGGCGCGAGTTTCCGTAGTGTCGATCAAGTATTAGGCTTAGCGGGCTGTGATTTACTGACTGTTGCTCCAAATCTTTTAGCAGAACTTGAGCAAGACCATCGGGAAGTCATTGCACAATTGTCTACAGAACATGCGCATGCCCATACTGAACATCCGCATACTGCAATGGATCAAGCAACCTTCAAAGCTGAACTAGAGCATGATTTAATGGCATCACAACTTTTACAATCGGGTATTGATGGCTTTATTAAAGCGCGTGAGCAATTGTCTACGCTCTTGCGTCAATCCTTTGGTGTAGATGCCGAAATTAAGGCTTAA
- a CDS encoding universal stress protein, with product MAHQHILVPVDGSQISFSAVRQAAELAKAFNSKLLLISLIAENPFDNADFYYSSSIMKEYFVQAHANAEAALKQAKDITDALDVATETRIVTGLVNAETIAQTAQQNQTDLIVIGSHGRKGFQKMILGSFAQDVLAQTEIPVLVIKK from the coding sequence ATGGCACATCAACATATTTTAGTCCCTGTGGACGGTTCACAAATTTCTTTCTCAGCAGTGCGTCAAGCGGCTGAACTTGCCAAAGCTTTTAACAGTAAACTCCTCCTGATCAGTCTCATTGCTGAAAACCCATTTGACAATGCCGATTTTTATTATTCTTCATCCATTATGAAAGAATATTTCGTTCAAGCGCATGCCAATGCAGAAGCTGCTTTAAAACAAGCCAAAGACATTACGGATGCTTTGGATGTGGCAACTGAAACACGCATTGTGACGGGCTTAGTGAATGCCGAAACAATTGCCCAAACTGCCCAACAAAATCAAACGGATCTCATTGTGATCGGCTCACACGGTCGCAAAGGTTTCCAAAAAATGATTTTAGGCAGCTTTGCACAAGATGTATTAGCACAAACTGAAATTCCTGTTTTAGTGATTAAAAAATAA
- the aceR gene encoding HTH-type transcriptional regulator AceR translates to MNISQEQLIVFKTVMETKSFSAAARKLGKVPSAVSMSIANLEIDLDLNLFDRSGREPQATAHAKVLFEKTEQLLIEMNQWKQYARALSSGLESELNIVVVTELMHTRWTDYVVLLEQEFPELHVNVFSAPQEDAHQLLFDGHAQLAFMFEREQLEAREQFVELKKEVLVAVAAKQHAMSQLHTVSYEELVKNRQIVVASRDREIQPELLFSKIYWRTDNHHSACSMIKRGLGWGVLPLEMLNEQPELKRNLKVLELSDFTPKFEYYVDLVWSKENNLGKAAHFLINHARNLRK, encoded by the coding sequence ATGAATATTAGCCAAGAACAGCTCATCGTATTTAAAACAGTCATGGAAACTAAATCCTTCTCTGCGGCTGCCCGAAAACTCGGCAAGGTTCCTTCGGCGGTGAGTATGAGCATTGCTAATCTTGAAATTGATTTAGATTTAAATTTATTTGACCGTAGTGGACGTGAACCTCAAGCCACAGCCCATGCCAAAGTTTTGTTTGAAAAGACTGAACAATTGTTAATTGAAATGAATCAATGGAAACAATATGCCCGTGCGCTGAGCTCAGGCTTAGAATCGGAATTAAATATCGTCGTGGTTACAGAGTTGATGCATACCCGATGGACTGATTATGTGGTGTTACTTGAGCAAGAATTTCCTGAGCTACACGTCAATGTATTTAGTGCACCGCAGGAAGATGCACATCAATTATTATTTGACGGTCATGCACAACTGGCATTTATGTTTGAACGTGAACAACTCGAAGCGCGAGAACAATTTGTTGAGTTAAAAAAGGAAGTTTTGGTTGCTGTTGCTGCCAAGCAACATGCTATGAGTCAACTACACACGGTCAGTTATGAAGAATTGGTCAAGAATCGGCAAATTGTAGTTGCAAGTCGAGACCGTGAGATTCAACCTGAATTACTGTTTTCTAAAATCTATTGGCGCACCGATAATCACCATTCCGCTTGTAGCATGATTAAACGTGGACTCGGTTGGGGTGTTCTACCGCTTGAAATGCTCAACGAACAACCTGAACTCAAACGTAATTTAAAAGTACTGGAATTGTCTGATTTCACGCCTAAGTTTGAATATTATGTCGATTTGGTGTGGAGTAAAGAAAATAACTTGGGTAAAGCTGCTCATTTTTTGATTAATCATGCACGAAATTTAAGAAAATAA
- a CDS encoding universal stress protein, with protein sequence MNNYEHILVAIDESPISYAAAEHALELATAFKSKVTLLSVIAVDPFVGVDFYKIAPAITEHFMKAEENALARLNELKLSFERNDIPVQTKVVHGVSPSEGILNTVLSDGISVVFMGSHGRTGLEKAVLGSVAQNVLNKAKVPVFIIKQ encoded by the coding sequence ATGAATAATTATGAACACATTTTAGTGGCGATTGATGAATCTCCTATTTCTTACGCTGCAGCCGAACACGCGCTTGAACTTGCTACAGCATTCAAAAGTAAAGTGACTTTGCTCAGCGTTATTGCGGTTGATCCTTTCGTCGGTGTGGATTTTTATAAAATTGCGCCTGCAATTACCGAGCATTTTATGAAAGCCGAAGAAAATGCTTTAGCGCGCTTAAATGAATTAAAACTCAGTTTTGAGCGTAATGACATTCCAGTACAGACAAAAGTTGTTCATGGCGTATCTCCCTCTGAGGGTATTTTAAATACTGTGCTCAGTGATGGAATTAGCGTGGTATTCATGGGTTCGCATGGACGTACAGGCTTAGAAAAAGCCGTTCTTGGTAGTGTGGCGCAGAATGTATTAAACAAAGCCAAGGTACCCGTTTTTATTATTAAGCAATAA
- a CDS encoding 3-oxoacyl-ACP reductase: MTDQYQTFAKSPIGKFVIKNLGLPSPTSLDRFDSATPVVKGAVLFGAAPTSSLTAAISQVLANVHANSYAGNNAELQQAAAQAGLNLSAFNSGDKESKFKVVIFDASGIQDSEQLKSLYEFFNPIARQIQASGRVVVVGTTPESAKTVKQAIAQRALEGFVKSVGKEFKKGIAANLIYVDDGAEANLESALRFAISPRSAYVSGQVIRVSKADTIDVDWAKPLAGKTAVVTGASRGIGEAIAHVLARDGAHVICLDVPQQQADLDRVASEIGGSTLGIDITAADAGQKIKEAAAAKGGLDIIVHNAGITRDKTLANMKPELWDLVININLSAIERVNDYLLSNDGLNANGRIVCVSSISGIAGNLGQTNYAASKAGVIGIVKFTAPTLKNGITINAVAPGFIETQMTAAIPFAIREAGRRMNSMSQGGLPVDVAETIAMFAATASTGLNGNVVRVCGQSLLGA; encoded by the coding sequence ATGACTGACCAATATCAAACTTTCGCAAAATCTCCCATTGGTAAATTTGTCATTAAAAATTTGGGTCTGCCATCACCAACTTCGCTAGATCGTTTTGATTCAGCTACACCTGTTGTGAAAGGTGCGGTGTTATTCGGTGCGGCACCTACAAGTTCATTAACTGCTGCAATTTCTCAAGTGCTTGCAAATGTTCATGCCAATAGTTATGCAGGTAATAATGCAGAGTTACAACAAGCAGCTGCTCAAGCAGGTTTAAACCTTAGCGCGTTTAATTCAGGTGACAAAGAATCTAAGTTTAAAGTTGTTATCTTTGATGCATCAGGCATCCAAGATTCTGAGCAATTAAAATCACTTTATGAGTTCTTCAATCCAATTGCCCGTCAGATTCAAGCATCTGGTCGCGTGGTTGTTGTGGGGACTACACCTGAATCGGCTAAAACCGTAAAACAAGCGATTGCACAACGTGCACTTGAAGGTTTTGTAAAATCTGTCGGTAAAGAATTTAAAAAGGGTATCGCTGCAAACCTGATTTATGTCGATGACGGTGCTGAAGCGAACCTTGAGTCTGCACTACGTTTTGCGATTTCTCCGCGTTCGGCTTATGTATCAGGTCAAGTGATTCGCGTGTCAAAAGCTGACACTATTGATGTTGATTGGGCAAAACCACTTGCAGGCAAAACTGCTGTGGTGACTGGTGCAAGCCGCGGTATTGGTGAAGCGATTGCGCATGTCTTGGCACGTGATGGCGCGCATGTGATTTGTTTAGATGTACCACAACAACAAGCCGATCTTGATCGTGTAGCAAGTGAAATCGGTGGTTCGACACTCGGTATTGATATTACCGCAGCAGATGCAGGTCAAAAAATTAAAGAAGCGGCAGCGGCAAAAGGTGGTTTAGATATCATCGTGCACAATGCTGGTATTACGCGTGATAAGACCTTGGCAAATATGAAGCCTGAGCTTTGGGACTTGGTGATTAACATCAACTTGTCTGCGATTGAACGCGTAAATGACTATTTGTTGTCAAACGATGGTCTCAATGCCAATGGTCGTATTGTGTGTGTATCTTCAATCTCAGGCATTGCGGGTAACTTGGGTCAAACTAACTACGCAGCGTCTAAAGCCGGTGTGATTGGGATTGTGAAATTTACAGCACCTACCCTGAAAAATGGCATTACCATTAACGCCGTTGCACCTGGTTTTATCGAAACACAAATGACCGCTGCAATTCCATTTGCGATTCGTGAAGCAGGTCGCCGTATGAACTCGATGAGCCAAGGTGGTTTACCGGTCGACGTGGCTGAAACCATTGCCATGTTTGCTGCGACTGCATCAACTGGCTTAAACGGTAACGTGGTTCGTGTTTGCGGTCAGAGTTTGTTAGGGGCTTAA
- a CDS encoding acetyl-CoA C-acetyltransferase, with amino-acid sequence MSKTTQENPTVEKSATENVSKPSTRSKTNTTASVDSKTSKTPRTRTTSPRSKSTTQKQTTSEPITPSSVQQDKIMSQNTVRRVAIIGGNRIPFARSNGAYFTASNSDMFTTALNGLVERFNLQGKRLGEVVAGAVLKHSRDFNMTRECVLNTALAPETPAYDIQQACGTGLQAAFLVANKIALGQIEVGVAGGVDTTSDAPIAFGDGLRKALLELNIAKTGKDRIKALTKINVKDLMDAPKNGEPRTGLSMGDHQAITTLEWGISREAQDELAASSHQKMAAAYEEGFFDDLITPFLGLERDNNLRADSSVEKLAKLKPAFGKGDARTMTAGNSTPLTDGASCVLLASEEWAKANGHEVLAYLSFQEAAAVDFVEKKEGLLMAPAYAVPRMLERAGLKLQDFDYYEIHEAFASQVLSTLKAWEDPKFCKERLGLDAPLGSIDRAKLNVKGSSLAAGHPFAATGGRIIATAAKLLSQKGSGRVLVSICAAGGQGVTAIIEK; translated from the coding sequence ATGAGCAAAACAACTCAAGAAAATCCAACAGTCGAAAAATCTGCCACAGAAAATGTGTCAAAACCATCAACACGTAGCAAAACGAACACCACTGCTTCTGTTGATAGCAAAACTTCGAAAACACCGCGTACGCGTACGACATCTCCTCGTAGCAAAAGTACCACTCAAAAACAAACAACTTCTGAACCTATTACACCGTCTTCTGTTCAACAGGATAAAATTATGAGCCAAAACACTGTTCGCCGCGTTGCTATTATTGGCGGTAACCGTATTCCATTCGCACGTTCAAATGGTGCGTACTTTACTGCGTCAAACTCAGATATGTTTACTACAGCATTAAATGGTCTTGTTGAACGTTTTAATCTTCAAGGGAAACGTCTAGGTGAAGTGGTTGCGGGTGCTGTGCTGAAACACAGTCGTGATTTTAATATGACTCGTGAATGTGTACTCAATACTGCCCTTGCACCAGAAACCCCAGCTTACGATATTCAACAAGCCTGTGGTACAGGTTTACAAGCAGCATTCTTAGTGGCAAATAAAATTGCACTCGGTCAAATTGAAGTCGGTGTTGCAGGTGGTGTAGATACCACATCGGATGCGCCAATTGCATTTGGTGACGGTTTACGTAAAGCGTTGCTTGAACTGAACATTGCTAAAACGGGTAAAGACCGTATTAAAGCTTTGACTAAAATTAATGTTAAAGATTTAATGGATGCACCCAAAAATGGTGAACCGCGTACTGGTCTTTCTATGGGTGATCATCAAGCAATTACAACGCTTGAATGGGGAATCTCTCGTGAAGCACAAGATGAACTTGCTGCATCTTCACATCAAAAAATGGCAGCGGCTTATGAAGAAGGTTTCTTCGATGACTTAATTACACCATTCTTAGGTTTAGAGCGTGACAACAACCTACGTGCTGATTCTTCAGTTGAAAAACTAGCGAAGTTAAAACCTGCATTTGGTAAAGGCGATGCGCGTACTATGACTGCAGGTAACTCAACGCCACTGACTGATGGTGCATCATGTGTACTTTTAGCGTCTGAAGAATGGGCAAAAGCCAATGGTCACGAAGTTTTAGCATACCTAAGTTTCCAAGAAGCGGCTGCTGTTGATTTTGTTGAGAAAAAAGAAGGTTTGTTGATGGCACCTGCTTATGCAGTGCCACGTATGCTTGAACGCGCAGGTCTGAAACTGCAAGATTTTGACTATTACGAAATCCATGAAGCATTTGCATCTCAAGTACTCTCTACCCTGAAAGCGTGGGAAGATCCGAAATTCTGTAAAGAACGTTTAGGCTTAGATGCGCCATTAGGTTCAATTGACCGTGCAAAATTAAACGTAAAAGGTTCATCTCTTGCTGCAGGTCACCCATTTGCGGCAACCGGTGGTCGTATTATCGCAACGGCGGCAAAACTTCTTAGCCAGAAAGGCTCAGGTCGTGTACTTGTATCGATCTGTGCGGCTGGTGGTCAAGGTGTAACGGCAATTATTGAAAAATAA